Part of the Streptomyces sp. NBC_01353 genome, GATGAAACCCGACCGCGCTCTGGTAGCCCACCCTCGCCGGGACCGCCGACTGGGGGACCGAGGTTTCTGTGAGGAGGCGGGCCGCTTCCTGCATGCGGCGGCTGGTGAGGTGGCGGGCCGGGGACTCGCCGACCAGGGCTCGGAAGGCGGCCGTGAAGGCGGAGCGGGACATGCCGACCTCCCGCGCGAGGGAGTCGATCGTCCACGGTTCGGCGAAGCGCGTGGCGATCACGACCAGGGCGCGGCTGATGCCCGGGTGACGGAGCATCGGGAGCGATGTCGGGTTGTCCGCCAGTTCCCGCAGGAGCGGGCGCAGGGCGAGGACCAAGGCCATCTCGAAGGCGCGCAGGGTGATCAGACGGTCCCCGGGGCCCACGGGGCGGTCGGGTGAGGCCAGGAGGCGGAGGGTGTCGCGGAGCAGCGGTTCGCGGTCGACCTGGGCGCCGTCGAGGACGAGTGCCCAGGGCAGCGAGGTGTAGAGGCCGGTGGCTGCGCTGAGGTCGTAGTGGAGTCCGGCGCACAGCAGCCGGCTCTCCGGGCCGGTGCCCTCGATGACGATCTCGCCGGACGTGCCGGGCCGGCGCTCGGGCAGCACGGCCTTGAGCGGTATGCCCTGGCGGTCCGGCCGGTCGGCGAGCCGGTGGGCGGTGCCGGTCGGGAAGACGATCAGGTCGCCGGCGCGCAGCTCCAACGGTGTCCGGTCGTCGCCCGTGATCCAACACCCGCCCTCGACGATGTAGTGCAGCACGGCGCAGCTCTGTTCGGCGTCCCCCTCGATGGCCCAGGGCGCGCGGACGTGCCAGCGGCTGTCGAAGACGCCGGTGAGGCGGAGCGGTTGCAGCAGCTCGCTCAGGAGGTCGTCGTGCTCGCCCCCGTGCCGGTCGTCACGGTCGGTTCCCACCATGTCCATGGACGATCCTTCAACTTCCGCCCCGGTTTGTTAATTGAACGGACGAAGCCACCGCCGCCAGCCTGAGAGGGCCGTCACGGCGACAGCGACAGCCTATCGAAGGGCCTCAACCACACATGTCCAGTGAGATACCGATGCGGGTGGCGGTCGTAGGAGCGACCGGTTTCCAGGGCGGCGCGGTGGCGCGTCTGCTCGGCGAGCGGCACCACCGGGTACGCACGCTCACCCGCCGCCGCGCGGGCGACCGCCCGCCGCTGCCCGGCGCCTCCTTCGTGGCCGGCGACCTGGCGAGCCCGAAGGACGTCCGGAGGCTCTTCGAGGGGACGACCCATGCCGTGGTGACGATGCCGCTGGTGTACGAGCCGGAGCGGGTACGGCTGTACGCCCGCAACATCGCCCTCGCGGCCCTGGACGCCGGTGTCGAGCGCCTGGTCCACAACGCCAACACCCGTGTCCCGCAGGGCCCGACCACGCTGCCCGCCTTCGAGACCCGGCGGATCGTCGAGGAGGTGCTGCGCGACAGCGGCGTCCCGCTGGTCGTCGTACGGCCTCCGGTCTATCTGGACAACCTCTTCTCCCCGTGGAACGGCCCGGCGCTCGTCGACGAGGGCGTGCTCGCCTTTCCGCTGCCCGAGTCCACGCCGACGGCGTGGCTGTCGCACCGGGACCTGGCGGAGGCCGTGTACGCGGCGCTGACCGTGGACGGCCTCGACGGCCGCACCTTCGACATCGGGGGGACGCACTCGCTGACCGGCGCGGATCTGGCGGCCGCGTTCGGCCGCGGGCTCGGCCGGACGGTGCGGTACGTACAGCTTCCGCCCGCGGTCTTCCAGCGCGGTCTGGCCCAACTGCTCGGGCCGGAGACGGCGGCCGGTGTCGCGGGGATCTACCACTACATGGCGACGGGCGACGACCCGCTCCTCCTGGCGGCCGACGACGGTGTTTCGGCCGAAGTCCTCGGGGTGCGCGCGGCGCCGGTGGACGAGTGGGTGAGCCGTCAGCCGTGGCAGGTGTGGGCCGGCGACGCGGAGGAGCAGTCGCCGTCCGCGCAGGGTTGATCGCGACAGCCGAGCAACCCGATCGCGACGCCCCGACGGCGCTCGTACCGCCCCCCGATCAACACAGCGGCTCGACACCCCCCACCCGTACGCCCGTTCGTGAACCGGCCCCGTCCCACAAGGACGGGGCCGGAATCTTGTGGGTGCCGTGTGCTTGTCCGTACGCCTACGTCCTAGTAGTTAACAAAGCGCCGGATTGGCCACCGGAAGTCGGTGGAAGGCTCCCCCGGTACACCCCCGTAGACCCGCCATCCGAGTGAACGCGGACAGGAGCGGCCATGCCCGCAACCCGCCAGCCGTCGACGGAGCTACAAAGAGCGCACCACCACCCGCACCCCCGTAAACCCTCAGGTGATGCTGTGAATCCGCTCATGGGACGTATTCCCGTACTGGACGTCCGCCCGCTGGTCGACTGCGGCCGCCGCCCCGCGAAGGCGGTGGCCGGTGAGACCTTCGAGGTGACGGCCACCGTCTTCCGCGAGGGCCACGACGCCGTCGCCGCCAACGTCGTGCTGCGTCGCCCGTCAGGACGCCCCGGCCCTTGGACCCCGATGCGTGAACTGGCCCCCGGTACCGACCGGTGGGGCGCTGAGGTCACGCCGGACGTCGAGGGCCTTTGGACGTACACGGTCGAGGCGTGGAGCGACCCCCTCGCCACCTGGCGGCACACCGCCAAAATCAAGATCCCGGCGGGGATCGACTCCGAACTCGTCCTCGCCGAGGGCGCCGAGCTCCACGAGCGGGCCGCGAAGGGCGTCCCGAAGAAGGGCGGCGGCCGCGAGGCCGTGCTGGCCGCCGCGGACGCGCTGCGCGACGAGACCCGCTCGGCCGCCGCGCGGCTCGCGGCGGCGCTCGCCCCGCAGGTGACCGAGGCCCTCGACCGGCATCCGCTGCGCGAACTGGTCAGCACCTCCCCCGCGTTGCACCTCCAGGTGGAGCGCGAGCGGGCGCTGTTCGGCTCCTGGTACGAGTTCTTCCCGCGCTCGGAGGGCGTGAAGAAGGTCCGCGGCAGGACCGTCCCCGGGACCTTCCGTACCGCTGCCGAACGGCTCCCGGCGATCGCCGCGATGGGCTTCGACGTGGTCTATCTGCCGCCCATCCACCCCATCGGCACCACCCACCGCAAGGGTCCCAACAACGCGCTCTCGGCCAGCCCGAACGACGTCGGGGTCCCCTGGGCGATCGGCTCGCCCGAGGGCGGTCACGACGCCGTCCACCCGGACCTGGGCACGATCGAGGACTTCGACGCCTTCGTGGCACGAGCCCGCGAGCTACGCCTCGAGATCGCGCTGGACTTCGCGCTCCAGTGCTCCCCGGACCACCCGTGGGTGGAGAAGCACCCGGAGTGGTTCCACCACCGCCCGGACGGCTCGATCGCCTACGCCGAGAACCCGCCGAAGAAGTACCAGGACATCTATCCCGTGGCGTTCGACAAGGACATGGACGGCATCGTCGCCGAGACCGTGCGAGTCCTGCGTCACTGGATGGACCACGGCGTACGGATCTTCCGCGTCGACAACCCGCACACCAAGCCGGTGGTGTTCTGGGAGCGGGTGATCGGCGAGATCAACCGGGCCGACCCGGACGTGATCTTCCTGGCGGAGGCGTTCACCCGGCCCGCGATGATGCGCACCCTGGGCGCGATCGGCTTCCAGCAGTCGTACACGTACTTCACCTGGCGCAACACCAAGGAGGAGCTGACGGAGTACCTCACGGAGCTGTCCGGAGACGTGGCGGCGCAGATGCGGCCGAACTTCTTCGTGAACACCCCCGACATCCTGCACGCCTACCTCCAGCAGGGCGGCCGGCCGGCCTTCGAGGTGCGGGCGGTGCTCGCCGCCACTCTCTCACCCACCTGGGGTGTGTACGCCGGCTACGAACTCTGCGAGGGGACCCCGCTACGGGACGGCAGTGAGGAGTACCTCGATTCGGAGAAGTACCAACTGCGGCCCCGTGACTGGGAGTCGGCGGAACGCTCGGGAGCGTCGATCGCCCCGCTCATCACCACGCTCAACCGGGTCAGGCGCCGTCACCCGGCCCTGCGCCGACTGCGGAACCTGACCTTCCACACCACGGACAACGACGCGGTGATCGCGTACAGCAAGCGTTCGGGCTCGAACACCGTTCTGGTGGTCGCCAACCTCGATCCTCACCACACCCAGGAGGCCACGGTCTCGTTGAACATGCCGGAACTCGGCCTCGACTGGCCCGAGACCGTGCCGGTGCGCGACGAGCTCACCGGCGAGACCTATCACTGGGGCAGGGCCAACTATGTGCGCCTCGAGCCGGGCATCACGCCCGCGCACATCCTCACCCTGCGACCGTCCCCGCAGACCGGAGGGTCACCCACATCATGACTGTCAACGAACCCGTCCCCGACACGTTCGAGGACACGCCCGCCAAGGACCGTGACCCGGACTGGTTCAAGAGGGCCGTGTTCTACGAAGTGCTCGTCAGGTCCTTCCAGGACAGCAACGGGGACGGCGTAGGCGATCTCAAGGGCATCACCTCGAAGCTGGACTATCTGCAGTGGCTGGGCGTCGACTGCCTCTGGCTGCCGCCGTTCTTCAAGTCCCCGCTGCGGGACGGCGGCTACGACGTCGCCGACTACACCTCCGTGCTGCCGGAGTTCGGCGATCTCGCCGACTTCGTGGAGTTCGTGGACGCGGCGCACCAGCGCGGGATGCGCGTGATCATCGACTTCGTCATGAACCACACGAGCGACCAGCACCCGTGGTTCCTGGAGTCGCGCGCCAACCCCGACGGGCCGTACGGCGACTACTACGTCTGGGCCGACGACGACAAGCAGTTCCCGGACGCCCGGATCATCTTCGTCGACACGGAGACGTCGAACTGGACCTTCGACCCGGTGCGCAAGCAGTACTACTGGCACCGGTTCTTCTCGCACCAACCGGATCTCAACTACGAGAACCCGGCCGTGCAGGAGGAGATCCTCTCGGCACTGAAGTTCTGGCTGGACCTCGGCATCGACGGCTTCCGGCTGGACGCCGTGCCGTACCTGTACCAGGAGGAGGGAACCAACTGCGAGAACCTCCCCGCCACCCACGCCTTCCTCAAGCAGGTCCGCAAGGAGATCGACGACCACTACCCGGACACCGTGCTGCTCGCCGAGGCGAACCAGTGGCCCGAGGACGTGGTCGACTACTTCGGGGACTTCTCCTCGGGCGGCGACGAGTGCCACATGGCGTTCCACTTCCCGGTGATGCCACGGATCTTCATGGCGGTACGGCGGGAGTCGCGCCACCCGGTCTCCGAGATCCTGGCCAAGACCCCGGCGATCCCGGCCCACTGTCAGTGGGGCATCTTCCTGCGCAACCACGACGAGCTGACGCTCGAGATGGTCACGGACGAAGAGCGTGACTACATGTACGCGGAGTACGCCAAGGACCCCCGGATGCGGGCCAACATCGGCATCCGGCGGCGGCTGGCCCCGCTGCTCGACAACGACCGCAAGCAGATGGAGCTGTTCACCGCGCTGCTCTTCTCGCTGCCCGGTTCGCCGGTGCTGTACTACGGCGACGAGATCGGGATGGGCGACAACATCTGGCTGGGCGACCGGGACGGGGTGCGGACCCCGATGCAGTGGACGCCGGACCGGAACGCGGGCTTCTCGTCCTGCGACCCGGGCCGGCTCACCCTGCCGGCCATCATGGACCCGGTCCACGGCTACCAGGTCACCAATGTCGAGTCGGGCATGGCCTCGCCGTCCTCGCTGCTCCACTGGACGAAGCGGATGATCGAGATCCGTAAGCAGAACCGGGCCTTCGGACTCGGCTCGTACACGGAACTGCCCTCGTCCAATCCTGCGGTGCTCGCCTTCCTCCGGGAGGACGGCGACGATCTGGTCCTCTGCGTGAACAACTTCTCGCGGTTCGCGCAGCCGACGGAGCTGGACCTGCGGCAGTTCGACGGGATGAGCCCGGTCGAGCTGATCGGCCAGGTGCGGTTCCCGGCGATCGGACAGTGGCCCTATCTGCTCACCCTGGCAGGTCACGGCTTCTACTGGTTCCGCCTGAAGGCCCGGTCGGCCACGAGCCGACCGCAGCCCTGACAGCGAACCGACCGACGAACCGACCGACGGCTCGACCGAAGAACTGACCGAAGAACGGCCAACTGCCCGGGGTGGAGCGGGTTTCCCCCGCGCCACCCTGGGCACTGTGTCCCACACACGGTCGATTCAGGTCCATACGGGCCTTCTTGTCGGGCCCATACGGATCTTCCCCTCCCGACACGTCCCGCACATCCGGACAGTCGAAGCCGCCATCCGGGACACTTTGCGCATTTG contains:
- a CDS encoding alpha-1,4-glucan--maltose-1-phosphate maltosyltransferase translates to MGRIPVLDVRPLVDCGRRPAKAVAGETFEVTATVFREGHDAVAANVVLRRPSGRPGPWTPMRELAPGTDRWGAEVTPDVEGLWTYTVEAWSDPLATWRHTAKIKIPAGIDSELVLAEGAELHERAAKGVPKKGGGREAVLAAADALRDETRSAAARLAAALAPQVTEALDRHPLRELVSTSPALHLQVERERALFGSWYEFFPRSEGVKKVRGRTVPGTFRTAAERLPAIAAMGFDVVYLPPIHPIGTTHRKGPNNALSASPNDVGVPWAIGSPEGGHDAVHPDLGTIEDFDAFVARARELRLEIALDFALQCSPDHPWVEKHPEWFHHRPDGSIAYAENPPKKYQDIYPVAFDKDMDGIVAETVRVLRHWMDHGVRIFRVDNPHTKPVVFWERVIGEINRADPDVIFLAEAFTRPAMMRTLGAIGFQQSYTYFTWRNTKEELTEYLTELSGDVAAQMRPNFFVNTPDILHAYLQQGGRPAFEVRAVLAATLSPTWGVYAGYELCEGTPLRDGSEEYLDSEKYQLRPRDWESAERSGASIAPLITTLNRVRRRHPALRRLRNLTFHTTDNDAVIAYSKRSGSNTVLVVANLDPHHTQEATVSLNMPELGLDWPETVPVRDELTGETYHWGRANYVRLEPGITPAHILTLRPSPQTGGSPTS
- a CDS encoding AraC family transcriptional regulator, which gives rise to MDMVGTDRDDRHGGEHDDLLSELLQPLRLTGVFDSRWHVRAPWAIEGDAEQSCAVLHYIVEGGCWITGDDRTPLELRAGDLIVFPTGTAHRLADRPDRQGIPLKAVLPERRPGTSGEIVIEGTGPESRLLCAGLHYDLSAATGLYTSLPWALVLDGAQVDREPLLRDTLRLLASPDRPVGPGDRLITLRAFEMALVLALRPLLRELADNPTSLPMLRHPGISRALVVIATRFAEPWTIDSLAREVGMSRSAFTAAFRALVGESPARHLTSRRMQEAARLLTETSVPQSAVPARVGYQSAVGFHLAFRKWFGVTPGEYRTGVSSAA
- the treS gene encoding maltose alpha-D-glucosyltransferase, whose product is MTVNEPVPDTFEDTPAKDRDPDWFKRAVFYEVLVRSFQDSNGDGVGDLKGITSKLDYLQWLGVDCLWLPPFFKSPLRDGGYDVADYTSVLPEFGDLADFVEFVDAAHQRGMRVIIDFVMNHTSDQHPWFLESRANPDGPYGDYYVWADDDKQFPDARIIFVDTETSNWTFDPVRKQYYWHRFFSHQPDLNYENPAVQEEILSALKFWLDLGIDGFRLDAVPYLYQEEGTNCENLPATHAFLKQVRKEIDDHYPDTVLLAEANQWPEDVVDYFGDFSSGGDECHMAFHFPVMPRIFMAVRRESRHPVSEILAKTPAIPAHCQWGIFLRNHDELTLEMVTDEERDYMYAEYAKDPRMRANIGIRRRLAPLLDNDRKQMELFTALLFSLPGSPVLYYGDEIGMGDNIWLGDRDGVRTPMQWTPDRNAGFSSCDPGRLTLPAIMDPVHGYQVTNVESGMASPSSLLHWTKRMIEIRKQNRAFGLGSYTELPSSNPAVLAFLREDGDDLVLCVNNFSRFAQPTELDLRQFDGMSPVELIGQVRFPAIGQWPYLLTLAGHGFYWFRLKARSATSRPQP
- a CDS encoding NmrA family NAD(P)-binding protein produces the protein MSSEIPMRVAVVGATGFQGGAVARLLGERHHRVRTLTRRRAGDRPPLPGASFVAGDLASPKDVRRLFEGTTHAVVTMPLVYEPERVRLYARNIALAALDAGVERLVHNANTRVPQGPTTLPAFETRRIVEEVLRDSGVPLVVVRPPVYLDNLFSPWNGPALVDEGVLAFPLPESTPTAWLSHRDLAEAVYAALTVDGLDGRTFDIGGTHSLTGADLAAAFGRGLGRTVRYVQLPPAVFQRGLAQLLGPETAAGVAGIYHYMATGDDPLLLAADDGVSAEVLGVRAAPVDEWVSRQPWQVWAGDAEEQSPSAQG